The stretch of DNA GACAAGTACGCAAAAAAACAACAACGtagaaattttgtatttttttattgaataacttttctatttatattaatgttatCAATATCacaaaacattataattagTTAGGTattcaagtaaaaaagccgataacttctaaaaacaaaacgcaccgttggaaaaaaaatacaaaaaaagttacaaacttttttcaatatattttttttaatttattgttttgtatttctgTCCAAACGGCGCAGAATCACAAGCAGCGTTCCATACATTTTTGTGTCAACAAACTTTCTATTGTCACTCGATGACTAAACCCACTGTTGTTTGATTCATTTGTAAAGTTAATAAAGAACAGGAAATAGAAATCTACTTTTGAACTCTTTTGTGACTCAGTCACACCAAAAACGTTATTTAAACCACGAAAATATGTTCTGAATGACCAATTTAATTCTAGCTCacaatatcatttttttatagaaaatctgaTAAATAAATCCACAGAATCCGAGGTCAAATTTTCAGCAGTCAAACagaacagtaaaataaaaaatttggtATAATTAAGGAATATTTTGAGACCAATTTCTACACCCCGGGCATTTTACGATACGACAATTCATCAGCCAATGAGATTCTGTCTTGCAGATTATCACGCGATTTTCGACCAATCGCTCTTCATCTTTAGGCTGTTGGCTGATGTTGTAAAATGCCCCCCTTTTTGAGTTCTTAAGCCTTCTTTTCTTCCTCTTTCTTCTCGGCTTCTGGGGCAGGAGTGGGGAGTTCAGGGTACTCCAACTTGACACCGTCTTCGCAAGTGAAGATTGGACAGCAGCCAGGGAAGGGAGCCGTCTTGTTGGTGGCGTCTGTAAATGGAAAGgaaaaacgtatttaatttgttgtaataaagacttttaatataaattatagtgTACATGTtttgaattaataatatttttatttgaattaataataatggGTTGTAAATAGAGGAgtgattttgtcttttttgccaTAGAGTTCCCTTGGAATGTTTGTGAGATAGATAGTCttcttttatgatattttttattaccacAATCAAGGAGACAATATTGTACTGTATTATTCACTTTGTATCTGTTTACTATATTGTACAAAGAAAAGTAGTACCCTGCCTCTTGAACAATGCAAGGCCTGTATTGCTGCTTGTCGTCCTATTAGAGCAGATCCCAAAAGGATTGTACCTATAGGTATGCCTCCATTCTTTCCTATCATGTGTGTGTGAATGTGATGTAAAGCAATCCatctttcttttgtttgatCTGCCTTTCCCTCCCCAAACATCACACTTTACAAAAAAGCAATTAAAAGTATGAACCACTTACCAGTGTCAAGTTTGCACTTGGGGTTAGCCAACGGCAGAGGGCCACAGTCCTCCACCAACTCCAAGAGCCTGGGAGGCGTGTCCTCGCTGACCACGCAGGTGCTGCGGCCGCAGAAGGGTGACAGGTCCCAGGAGTTGCCAGGCTCCACGGTGGCGCAGCGGGTCGACGCGAAGCACATTCCGGGGAAGTCTGGAAGGAAGAGAAAAGGTTGAGGCATTTTTTTTCGAGTTTGAGgcattttttttcaagttggtatttttttttttcgagtttatttttgcagttttttgcccagcagtgggacgataaaaaggctgtaacagtaacagatttTTGAGATAATTGAGCCTGAAGATTGATTTTTTTGGAATCAGGCcttttgtgtatattttatttatactgacTGATATGTcagtaattttaactttaactttcttCCATAGATATTTAAAGATGACATCAGCAGTGaacattttcataaagaaaaaaaataaaaagaatttacattaaaaaaaattgatatacCTACACTAGTTCAAGTTAAGGAAACTAATATTTGACTACACATAATCATCATGACATAAtgcctacttaaaaaaatattgactatCCACACGCCACATACGTAACTGATTACATATTAAACAACAAATATTGTTCTCGAAACGTCTATTTGTAGGTAAAAGGGAACTTTCTACAATTTAGAATACCCGCAGAccgtagactaaacagtcggccgacagttgccccgatggttggcaacatttttttagctcttgattccaatcaaagtttttagtcggtctgataccggctaaatacctgatctttgtaatgtgcgtactaccatcttcatactgatttatgagcccaaacaaactatcagccgacaaaaagtttgtagtgtgctacTCTGTGCTAGAGAAGTTTCTTCTTTTATGACTAGTTGTtaaatgtttctttatttaCTATGTTTTAATAACTAAGAATTGTTTACTAAGATTTCACTCGAAGACTCATATTGTTGTCatccatatttttattgtctcacagagaaggaatgagcgttaatcactacgcttgcaCAATGCGTGTTGGTAATTTcaaactttatagtccaggtttcctcaagatgttttttcTTCATTAGTTCGTCATTGTTGTGCAAGATATATAACTTTTAGGGACATTTCCAATATTTTCTATCTGTCTGCAGATTTTTAAATAGAGAGTAAGTAATGTCATAgtaattgccgtcccatcgggttacgAGAGTGGAGGAATAcctagtgagtgcacctgtatctgcgcaaatgctcgtgcactacaatatgtcctgcgcagctggctgatctccttaaattaGAACAGCTGTCGTGGCCGAAATCGGGCCGTGGACTCCATTatcattttaagtaattttacagTCCTATCTCCATTAAGCAAAACGAAGGATTGAATATTGAGAGCGACCCTAAGAAAGTGAATAATAACATAGATAAGTAACATTGGCTTACAAATGAGTATACATAGCAACATGGCCTTTCACTAACTTATAGTGAACAATAGAATGCCCATTTCAACTGACCCTGAGCTAAATACGTGTAggattttcgaaaaaaaagcCGACAATTTGTCGAAAAATACCGTGCGACTGTAGTTGCCGTAAAATTGCGATTTGTGACGGTGTGAACAGTGAATAAATGCTCTTTTCTTCAAGCATATCCGTGTGAAATGCCTTAACTATGTATTGAATACGTTTTTTTCATAAAGTGGCCTAGTGTTTGGTTGGAAAGTTAAACTATTCATGTATTTAACTGTTCAGTTGCATTTAACTAGCTATTTTACGTGTATTCCAAATTCCGTTTGAATTGGTGTGCCCGTTACAGTGAAATTAACTTTCTGGAAACTATTTTGTAttcaatcataataaaaattctCATAATATACTAGAAtgataagaaaaatattcatagCTATAGTGATCCATGTAAAGAAGgagactataggctactttttacctctTTTATATCGCtaatcataaaacaaaagaaaatcaattgtgtcttgcgtatatctgcgctccgacataAAATGTACAACGAGTAAATCTGGGTGCACGAAGTAATTCAGattgcgagtgaaaccgctgactGTCGCTAGTATTTCAATAATGTGGATTTTGTAACAATAGACGTTTTTCGTGTATACAGGTACAAATATAAAGCATTTCCTTATTAGAACCATTTGTACCGCATAGTCACCATTTTTGTAGTCTAGTCAATTTACCAATGTGTCATCTAGCTAATTTTGTCTTGTCTACAAATGAAGTGAATAAAGAAACATTCTTTAGTAAGTACTTAGTAAGTATTCTTTAGTAagtacccaactatgttggagtcggcttccagtctaacagtatgcagctgagcaccagtgtgccacatggagcgactgcctatctggcatctataacccagttacccgtgcaaTCAGATACCTTTTGCTAAGATCGattgttagactttctggcttctaactacccgtagcgtctgccaaaaatattcaaatgaaacttagttgaggaggtcagataggatgactattgtataggtactttattgtCGCGAAAAATTACGTCTACCTCTACTTACTACGTACTTTTATACTTAAAATTCTGTCACTGTtgagaagctacactatccccaagTGACAACACTTTTTAACCGAGTATGGGGAGTATTTTCCCCGGGATCCAgacgaaaccgcgggaaacagatATGCTGAAGAAATGAGACTGTTACAtcacgacctctgtggcgcaaaggtcaccaagccggactgccgaatctgaggtcccgggttcgattcccggttcgatcgacatttgtgtgatgagcatgcttgttggtcgtggtctgggtgttacaatatgtatttataaatatgtatatatgtagctatatgtagtttatcagttgtgttagcacccataacacaagttaattaataacttagcgtggggctaaccgaccgtgtgtgaaaaggtgtcccgacattatccCCGACATTATCTGCTAATCCCTTTTAATCAAAGTCGTGATATTAAAGTGCTAAACTAGTATTTAATGCAAGCGGAAGGCAATAAGAGTTGCGAAAGTGAAAGTACTCAAACATCTAGATATCGCAATGTGGGCCGGACTAGGGTTGTCGCTGTAAGGATCAGATTTGTCGATATCGATAAACGAATTAAATTGAAGAGACACTGTAGTACTGTGACTGCGATACTAATAACTAGATATTAATATCCAAACCTTTCTTTACTTATTCAGgccaaaaaatacttaaactgTTTTAACGCACTAAAATATTTGATCCGATTTTTCTTCAAAACGTCTGAATAAATCGTACTATTCAACTATCAGGCTgtcaaagaaataaatgaggctAATTCTcctgtcttaaaaaaaaattaaatacgcaTTATATAGCATTGAATGGGCATAGCTTAtgataagtttaaaaaaacaaaataagcagAATACTTTCGCACTACATCATCAAAATTCCTTGCTCGATAAACTGGCAACCCTACCTCCGTTCGTACCAGTTAATCCAACGATGGATTGGCGTTTTGCAATCTCTGTCGCAAGTCAGTAATCGAGGCACATTTTTAGTGTCCTTTTTTGAGAACCGCTGTGCAATATGTGATGTATATCAGTTGCATAAGTTTGTCGTATCTTGCTGCAAagagtatgaatgtagatgaaGTATATCATGGACACCAATGTCCGTGTTTCGTATTGCACGATAAACtatgggtcccggctgtcatttgaacatctttggtagtctttacgggaagtcagaagccggtaagtctgacaaccagtcttaccgagggATATTGAGTTGCCCGTGTAAATttgcactcagctgcatccggttagacttgaagccgactaggacatagttgggaaaaggctcgggagatgcgGTAGTTAATGAGATGTGAGCGCATGCTACAATGAGTGTggtgagtatgaatgtggatggacggagaggcagaggtaggtAAAGAAAAATACGGATTGACAACAGAGAGATGACATGAACCTGAAATCTGTTCGttgtgcgttcaaacaaacaaacaagttgTAGGTACAAGacatagtttattttatgtaatgagATGACTTTGCCTATGAGTATGACTTTGAGTATATGGACTTAAACCATCTGCTATTAAGTTCAAGCTGCCAAACCACAAAGTATGACCACAACATTTACTAAGAaattcattgtttatttatatttgtcagaACACATAAACCTACTTAAATCTGTCTAGATTtttaaccttatcacaatagtggaaggtaaTATTTCATTTGCATTCTTTAAGTACTTACCAACTAGTCTGTAAGTACCTAGTATTAGTAGTAGATTTAATCTTCCAAACTAAAACATCGATTAAAATTGAAACAAGATTAATATTCTTAGAAACTGATTTATTGAACAGTGATCACGATGTATCGATTAATCAAAAACGTTTCGCAAAACTATTCGAACAATTCAAATGAAAGCAGATTACTGTCGtctatttaaaatatcaatgtATCGATTAACGAAACAATTGCATACCTATCTGACTGGCACATCTTAGTTACTAGCTAaaatatatatcgggtgtgtcgtacctaatcacattcaATTAAGAACGTCAATATaatggttaatatatgtcgattagcacaaagaaaaaaataaaatacgtaaaaataaacattttcaaacaaagtaaatagaataaaaatgtgcgagaattagaacaccatataagagtcagtccttacaaacaacggaaaatCTCCCTTAAAAACTGATAGCTGTCAagtggtcaaaacattcgatactcctaactttatctctgctttacacatgatgttgtaaattatgaaaacgaaaaatgactcctgtagccaaaccactgaatggattaggttattttttttacaattcgccatagaatatcatgaagtatatGATAGGATTTactgtgattaggtacgacacacccgatatgtataatctgtacttaataaaataaagaggaaacattcttttgtttgtataaTCAAGGCTCCGAAACAATTGAACCCATTTGAGCAATTCTTTTACCgtcggaaagctacactcttcccaagaaacataggctatattttatcccagtacgggcagtagttcccacgggtcacgagtgaaaccgctggaaaacagctagttagtAATAACGGCTGAAATATTTCCTAACTCTTAAAGATTGTCAAATACTACTGATATTTTCGATACATGGAAAGGTGACTGTAGTTTCGATTCAAAATCGAATATTCCAGAATCGATTACACACAATACCACTGCTTACATAAAAGGTTATTTCCTTACTTTTCAAGCGGTTTTAACTAGCTGTTTTACGGTGAAAGGTAGACAGGAAATAATCGTGACAATTGCTCACTAAATGTCATTGAAGATCTGATTTCCTAAAAGAAAGTTTTCTTGTCTATAGTACGCAGAATGTTCGATGAAACGTGACTGTAAATAGACTATTGTGTCTAGACAGAAATTTGTTATGGTATAAACAGAATGAAATGACGAACATAGatggaattttattaaaaatgcgttcatttattttacctatttttatgtttatttgtctgtaccctaaggtgatcttcacactgccccgcatcacgctgcatcttgcgtgtcgacgcacctacgcgcgttcctgcgggagtgcagatctgcatcatcgtgcgggtttttcacgcactcacgcgcgtaggtgcgttttgtaaattcacgcacagcgagttccattttcaaatatacacgtcacgcccattcaaaatcacgcgcggcactgcggaattcagtgtgccataccttgcgtctcgccccgcacctacgcgcgggggtgcgtgtttctccgtatgtatgtgcgtgatccgcatgaacgcgcgtggatgcattttcagtgtgttggactatgcgtgttttccatacaaacggagatatttccatacaacggaaaaaaacgcatccacgcactacgctgcatcagtgtgataatcgcctaaaggctctgaaagtATTGAACCGCTTTGAAAAAttctacactcttcccgagtaatatgggctatattttatcccgttacTCGCAGAAGATCTCAAGGTACGCGGGTgataccgcgggaaaacggttagTTATCTCAATAACGTCAAAAACTGTAATTTTTCATCACCCACTGTTTAATATATATCTTACAaggaaaattataacaaaaaaaatacaaaattgaaaacaaattcATTTTATTCCAAAATCTGACAGCAGGTTGACATCTGTCACCGCTTGGgaggaaaaaagaaaaaacataatgTGATATCAAAATGTCATTTCCTTTATTATATAACCTGTTTTTGGTAACCTTGCTCGGATTGAATTAAGATGCAAAAAAATGCACGCTCGTTCGCAAAAACTTaataacatgaaataaaaaacttgaTGCCATTTTGTCATGACGATGACTAATTTTAGATGTAAGGTCAAAAAACGTAGCATAATAAAACTAACAAACGAGGCAGAGAATAaggattcaaattattt from Helicoverpa zea isolate HzStark_Cry1AcR chromosome 28, ilHelZeax1.1, whole genome shotgun sequence encodes:
- the LOC124643717 gene encoding uncharacterized protein LOC124643717 codes for the protein MKYFVVFAVFAVVFAAEEQKEDERPKTYKRLIPADVLRDFPGMCFASTRCATVEPGNSWDLSPFCGRSTCVVSEDTPPRLLELVEDCGPLPLANPKCKLDTDATNKTAPFPGCCPIFTCEDGVKLEYPELPTPAPEAEKKEEEKKA